The following are encoded together in the Cetobacterium ceti genome:
- a CDS encoding DUF1971 domain-containing protein, with the protein MSCKCNLKDEKIENPKILNPDIEGDASEVIEEEIYENIEVYSEATLPEDAILVGESPILNEETIFPSILGKHMTPKNKYAYINVITGKVQFVYEDKNNIIYTVTPDHPLVIEPERYHHVILMGPVTLTLKFYKVPELQDNKSLDETAIRPGEFFLDKD; encoded by the coding sequence ATGAGTTGTAAATGTAATTTAAAAGATGAAAAAATAGAGAATCCTAAAATCTTAAATCCCGATATTGAAGGAGATGCAAGTGAAGTTATTGAAGAGGAAATCTATGAGAATATAGAAGTTTATTCAGAGGCTACATTACCTGAAGATGCTATATTAGTGGGAGAATCACCTATATTAAATGAGGAAACTATTTTCCCTAGTATTTTAGGAAAACACATGACTCCTAAAAATAAATATGCCTATATTAATGTAATCACAGGTAAGGTACAGTTTGTATATGAAGATAAAAATAATATTATTTATACCGTTACTCCTGATCATCCCCTAGTAATTGAACCTGAAAGATATCACCATGTTATTTTAATGGGTCCTGTTACATTAACTTTAAAATTCTACAAGGTTCCTGAACTTCAAGATAATAAATCTCTTGATGAAACAGCTATTAGACCAGGTGAATTTTTCTTAGATAAAGATTAA
- a CDS encoding oxygen-binding di-iron domain-containing protein — protein MKKFIDVTPNVKWVGIVDQDARKFHGEELSVNHGSSYNSYLIREDKIVLIDGVKATFSREWIEKLKEEIDLNRIDYLILNHCEPDHSGSIPDLVDEIPNVPIYCTQKAREILEAYYGKRDWNFNIVKSGDNLSIGNKNLVFLEMKMLHWPDSMLTYLLEDQILFSNDAFGEHYGANELFDDMVDEDILKYECLKYYACILSPFSKLIKLKLQEIEKMGLKFKIICPSHGVIWRKNPNGIVEKYRKWCEGYSENQILIVYDTMWNTTRKMAEVIADGIREVKPDWTIKLLNNGKTDLNDVVTEIFKSKGILMGSSTINSSVLPSMGALLSSIKTIPYENKKVNFFGSYGWNGRAMDVFQKELEKSALIISGECLKIKWNLDEDTYIKAWGFGMNFATQL, from the coding sequence ATGAAAAAATTTATAGATGTAACACCTAATGTAAAATGGGTAGGAATTGTAGACCAAGATGCTAGAAAATTTCATGGGGAAGAGTTAAGTGTAAACCATGGAAGTTCATATAATTCCTATTTAATAAGAGAGGATAAAATTGTATTAATAGATGGAGTGAAGGCAACCTTTAGTAGAGAATGGATTGAGAAATTAAAAGAAGAGATAGATTTAAACAGGATAGATTATTTAATATTAAATCACTGTGAACCAGATCACTCAGGGTCCATACCAGATTTAGTAGATGAGATTCCAAATGTACCTATATATTGTACTCAAAAGGCAAGAGAGATTTTAGAAGCCTATTATGGAAAAAGAGATTGGAATTTTAATATTGTTAAAAGTGGAGATAATCTATCCATTGGTAATAAAAATTTGGTGTTTTTAGAGATGAAAATGTTACACTGGCCAGATAGTATGTTAACATATCTTTTAGAGGATCAAATTTTGTTTAGCAATGATGCTTTTGGAGAACATTATGGAGCCAATGAACTTTTTGATGATATGGTAGATGAAGATATTTTAAAATATGAATGTTTGAAATATTATGCATGTATATTGTCTCCTTTTAGTAAACTAATTAAATTAAAACTTCAAGAGATTGAAAAAATGGGGCTAAAATTTAAAATTATTTGTCCATCCCATGGAGTTATTTGGAGAAAAAACCCCAATGGAATTGTTGAAAAATATAGAAAATGGTGTGAAGGGTATAGTGAAAATCAAATTTTAATAGTTTATGACACAATGTGGAATACAACTAGAAAAATGGCAGAGGTAATAGCAGATGGTATAAGAGAGGTTAAACCAGATTGGACCATTAAGCTTTTAAATAATGGAAAAACAGATTTAAATGATGTGGTAACAGAGATATTTAAATCTAAGGGAATACTTATGGGTAGTTCAACTATAAATAGTAGTGTTCTTCCTAGTATGGGAGCTTTACTTTCATCTATAAAAACAATTCCATATGAAAATAAAAAGGTAAACTTTTTTGGAAGTTATGGATGGAATGGAAGGGCTATGGATGTTTTCCAAAAAGAATTGGAAAAATCAGCTTTAATCATAAGTGGTGAATGTTTAAAAATCAAATGGAATTTAGATGAGGACACATATATAAAAGCTTGGGGGTTTGGAATGAATTTTGCCACTCAATTATAG
- the rlmF gene encoding 23S rRNA (adenine(1618)-N(6))-methyltransferase RlmF, whose protein sequence is MFLLKKPVTKGELHPNNPHKGKYDFKVLTENLPELKPFIIKNPRGEDTIDFSDNQGVIYLNKALIKTFYNVDSWDIPKGFLCPPIPGRADYIHYIKDLIGNKKKVTVLDIGTGANCIYPIIGSQSYGWNYIGSDIDPKSIENAQKIIDANDNLKNKIKLRLQKDKNHIFVGIIGKNDKFDLTMCNPPFHASLEDALKANKRKVDNLNKGNKDIKKGLNFGGQKAELWCPGGERLFLKKMAKESAIFASQVNYFTSLISNKDNIKPTIKVLEKLGAKCKILEMSQGQKISRVLAWTFK, encoded by the coding sequence GTGTTTCTATTGAAAAAACCAGTAACAAAAGGGGAGTTACATCCAAATAACCCCCATAAGGGAAAATATGATTTTAAAGTTTTAACTGAGAATTTACCAGAGTTAAAACCATTTATTATAAAAAATCCTAGAGGAGAAGATACCATTGATTTCAGTGATAATCAAGGAGTTATCTATTTAAATAAAGCTTTAATAAAAACTTTTTATAATGTTGATAGTTGGGATATTCCAAAGGGATTCTTATGTCCTCCTATTCCAGGAAGAGCTGACTATATTCACTATATTAAAGACCTTATAGGTAATAAAAAAAAGGTAACTGTTCTTGATATAGGAACAGGTGCTAACTGTATTTATCCTATTATAGGAAGTCAGTCCTATGGATGGAATTATATAGGTTCTGATATTGATCCAAAATCCATTGAAAATGCTCAAAAGATAATTGATGCCAATGACAACTTAAAAAATAAAATAAAACTTAGACTTCAAAAAGATAAAAATCATATTTTTGTAGGAATTATAGGTAAAAATGATAAATTTGATTTAACAATGTGTAATCCACCATTTCATGCTTCCCTTGAAGATGCTTTAAAAGCAAATAAAAGAAAGGTAGATAATCTTAATAAAGGAAATAAAGATATTAAAAAAGGGCTTAATTTTGGAGGACAAAAAGCTGAGTTATGGTGTCCTGGTGGAGAGCGTCTTTTCCTTAAAAAAATGGCCAAGGAAAGTGCTATTTTTGCTTCTCAAGTTAATTACTTTACATCTTTAATTTCTAATAAAGATAATATAAAGCCGACTATAAAAGTTCTTGAAAAATTAGGAGCTAAATGTAAAATTTTAGAAATGAGTCAAGGACAGAAAATCAGTAGAGTTTTAGCATGGACTTTTAAATAA
- a CDS encoding vWA domain-containing protein: protein MKFDFQSLDYFSGTKIPVIFLLDVSGSMNSIDENGVTYIEQLNLGFETFLNNILEDEVVSTALDLSVITFGGENPEIFLDFEQWNGGTKSNFVASGRTPMGKALELAYEQIQNRKLVYKDYGVNYYQPWVILMTDGVPTDDIENGKVIFEDLQNKRKVTLFTVAIGNNGDMDILRELNANMEPLRVEGTDFKKFFTWLSRSVEENDLDVNVYKKL, encoded by the coding sequence ATGAAGTTTGATTTTCAAAGTTTAGATTATTTTTCAGGAACAAAGATTCCAGTTATTTTTTTATTAGATGTTAGTGGTTCTATGAATAGTATTGATGAAAATGGGGTTACATATATAGAACAACTAAATTTAGGTTTTGAAACTTTTCTAAATAATATTTTAGAGGATGAAGTAGTTTCAACAGCTTTAGATTTATCTGTTATTACATTTGGTGGAGAAAATCCTGAAATTTTCTTAGATTTCGAGCAATGGAATGGAGGAACTAAAAGTAATTTTGTGGCTAGTGGTAGAACACCTATGGGGAAAGCTTTAGAGTTAGCATATGAGCAGATTCAAAATAGAAAATTAGTTTATAAAGATTATGGAGTGAATTACTATCAACCATGGGTTATCTTAATGACAGATGGAGTACCAACTGATGATATTGAAAATGGAAAGGTTATTTTTGAAGATTTACAAAACAAAAGGAAGGTAACTTTATTTACTGTGGCTATTGGAAATAATGGGGATATGGATATTCTTAGAGAGTTAAATGCAAATATGGAACCTCTTAGAGTTGAAGGAACTGATTTTAAGAAGTTTTTTACTTGGCTTAGTAGAAGTGTTGAAGAAAATGACTTAGATGTAAATGTTTATAAAAAATTGTAA
- a CDS encoding Ppx/GppA phosphatase family protein: MLKSNLKIENEIASGGEGRIFKLEGTKVYKEFYHFNKQLQEKLRRIILREISLENICTPEHLIEENEEIIGYTMKNIEGVNLKNYLLLASMGKKKIARLDLLHIATQIALSFNYLHSKRVLVGDVSDNNIIIDDNLDIHLIDCDSFQVDKYLCEVGTDEFTPREMMGKNFKITPRTLNNEYFSLGILLFKILIPGRHPFTVTNGGSPVENIKNGSFAYPLGNDYDFNTPLDERLLSTWNEMPLYIKECFFKTFKTENRVSPKEWLEVLSKYSEDISKNKHSNSIFSEDIVANANVATFLNRRIGAGNAQNVLNSKGSKIGVLEISTKAIKLLVGGFDNELKDFSYEDFSEKNGGFREGRLTNIGKLLDKNRNMNILALKKAIDFSIKEFLEKAKKLNVRNLYCIATAAIRGAQNRDEILRFLKNEYDLSCQVLSRDEESTLTTNAFKYTGKIHPNGVKILEDSIKKNYLFIDQGGGSTEIAILKGIDSSPIFSKSLNFGSTILLNTLTINSNLKTSLATAFEENLKTVKSKINNTLKKEVRDIPVQECISVGTAITSATGKKGNKKQHCTVVTYDSIKKSCYDAIKFLLEKYETVEELLAALKGEDESKCKNKVLDTALTKALGLPVFLEILNKFKLDKLVVSGTGLWYGTFYYYLEEELGMHEMDIAN, from the coding sequence ATGTTAAAAAGTAATTTAAAAATAGAAAATGAAATTGCTTCAGGTGGAGAAGGCAGGATATTTAAATTAGAAGGTACAAAAGTTTATAAAGAGTTTTATCATTTTAATAAACAGCTTCAAGAAAAATTAAGAAGGATAATATTAAGAGAAATAAGTTTAGAAAATATATGTACTCCAGAGCATTTAATAGAAGAGAATGAAGAAATAATTGGATATACTATGAAAAATATTGAAGGAGTTAATTTAAAAAATTATCTTCTTCTTGCATCTATGGGAAAGAAGAAGATTGCAAGATTAGATCTTTTGCATATAGCAACTCAAATAGCTTTATCATTTAATTATCTCCATTCAAAAAGAGTTCTTGTAGGGGATGTAAGTGATAACAATATTATTATAGATGATAATTTAGATATACATCTTATAGATTGTGATTCTTTTCAGGTGGATAAATATCTTTGTGAAGTTGGAACAGATGAATTTACACCAAGAGAGATGATGGGGAAAAACTTTAAGATAACACCTAGAACATTAAATAATGAATATTTTTCCCTTGGGATTTTACTTTTTAAAATTTTAATTCCTGGAAGACATCCTTTTACTGTAACAAATGGTGGTAGTCCTGTTGAAAATATAAAAAATGGATCTTTTGCCTATCCTTTAGGGAATGATTATGATTTTAATACGCCACTTGATGAAAGATTACTTTCTACATGGAATGAGATGCCTTTATATATCAAAGAGTGTTTTTTTAAAACTTTTAAAACTGAGAATAGGGTATCTCCAAAAGAATGGTTAGAGGTTTTATCTAAATATAGTGAGGATATTTCAAAAAATAAACATTCAAATAGTATTTTTTCAGAGGATATTGTTGCAAATGCCAATGTTGCTACCTTTTTAAATAGAAGAATTGGAGCTGGAAATGCTCAAAATGTCTTAAATTCAAAAGGAAGTAAAATCGGAGTTCTTGAAATTAGCACTAAGGCTATTAAACTTTTGGTTGGTGGATTTGATAATGAACTAAAAGATTTTTCTTACGAGGATTTTAGTGAGAAAAATGGTGGGTTTAGAGAAGGACGTTTAACAAATATAGGTAAACTTTTAGACAAAAATCGTAATATGAATATATTAGCATTAAAAAAAGCAATTGATTTTAGTATTAAGGAATTTTTAGAAAAAGCAAAGAAATTAAATGTTAGAAATCTATATTGTATTGCTACAGCTGCAATAAGAGGGGCTCAAAATAGAGATGAAATTCTAAGATTTTTAAAAAATGAATATGATTTATCTTGTCAAGTTTTATCTAGAGATGAAGAGAGTACTTTAACAACTAATGCTTTTAAATATACTGGGAAGATACATCCCAATGGAGTTAAAATTTTAGAAGATTCTATTAAAAAAAATTATCTCTTTATTGATCAAGGGGGTGGTTCTACTGAAATTGCTATTTTAAAAGGAATTGATAGTTCACCTATATTTTCGAAAAGTTTAAACTTTGGAAGTACAATACTTTTAAATACTCTTACTATTAATAGTAATTTAAAAACTTCTTTAGCTACTGCATTTGAAGAAAACTTAAAAACAGTTAAAAGTAAAATTAACAATACTTTAAAAAAAGAGGTTAGAGATATTCCTGTTCAAGAGTGTATTTCAGTAGGTACTGCAATAACTTCAGCAACAGGGAAAAAAGGTAATAAAAAACAACATTGTACAGTGGTTACTTATGATTCTATAAAAAAATCATGTTATGATGCTATAAAATTCTTATTAGAAAAATATGAAACTGTAGAGGAACTTTTAGCAGCCCTTAAAGGTGAAGATGAATCAAAATGTAAAAATAAAGTTTTAGATACAGCATTAACAAAGGCTCTTGGATTACCTGTTTTTTTAGAAATTCTAAATAAATTTAAATTAGACAAACTTGTGGTAAGTGGAACAGGTTTATGGTATGGAACTTTTTATTATTATTTAGAAGAGGAACTTGGAATGCATGAAATGGATATTGCAAATTAA
- a CDS encoding vWA domain-containing protein, translating into MKLLFDFNSEEIQREAENPMARIPVVIIADTSSSMNGEKINTLNKEVEKFFYEINKNSRNEILKYSLDLAVLGFKYDTQSRETYPTIVNNFNIMEYQNVPKFNAFGHTPLGATVNAAIDMLEKRKEMYKLGGIQYYQPMLVIISDGDPTDNIVNASKRAMELSLNRKLSVYPVIVGNDGNLDNLQKFTPNKISKRIRTEDLPQVFKWLVSSVKKVSESSIDFDISISITKDWKDIING; encoded by the coding sequence ATGAAACTTTTATTTGATTTTAATAGTGAAGAGATACAAAGGGAAGCGGAAAATCCCATGGCAAGAATTCCAGTTGTAATTATTGCTGATACAAGCTCATCAATGAATGGAGAAAAAATTAATACTCTGAATAAAGAGGTTGAAAAGTTTTTTTATGAGATTAATAAAAATTCTAGAAATGAGATTTTAAAATATTCTTTAGATTTAGCTGTACTTGGATTTAAATATGATACTCAAAGTAGAGAAACATATCCTACGATAGTTAATAATTTTAACATTATGGAATATCAAAATGTTCCAAAATTTAATGCTTTTGGTCATACACCCTTAGGTGCAACAGTTAACGCAGCTATAGATATGCTAGAAAAAAGAAAAGAGATGTATAAACTTGGAGGAATTCAGTATTATCAACCAATGTTAGTTATTATAAGTGACGGAGATCCCACTGATAATATTGTAAATGCTAGTAAAAGAGCTATGGAATTATCACTAAATAGAAAATTAAGTGTTTATCCTGTTATTGTAGGTAATGATGGTAACTTAGATAATTTGCAAAAGTTTACTCCTAATAAAATTTCTAAAAGAATTAGAACAGAAGATTTACCTCAAGTTTTTAAATGGTTAGTTTCTAGTGTTAAGAAAGTAAGTGAAAGTTCAATAGACTTTGATATTAGTATAAGCATAACTAAGGATTGGAAAGACATTATAAATGGATAG
- a CDS encoding PP2C family serine/threonine-protein phosphatase: protein MNFKVCGVSVRGRSHEIENSPCQDSIFYKNYKNKSFIALGDGAGSKKFSQIGSKVITAQICDILNKNFDFIYKAKVDEAKRFIINNLWTSLQKEATKKEIAISELSSTLMFIGIKGSKVIIGHIGDGMICMKKGDKIEILSKSEEREYLNMTYFVSPKNIVKLNLFKGGLEVLKLVKGFFLFTDGCENFLYSKKLNSINPILKDVLDFLNKKSEKQVNKQLKLSINSCIKEKKSFDDCSLGILSINSNKKVIPINRGIGKKIIYKKLD, encoded by the coding sequence ATGAATTTTAAAGTTTGTGGTGTTAGTGTTAGGGGGAGATCTCATGAAATTGAGAACTCTCCATGTCAAGATAGTATTTTTTATAAAAATTATAAAAATAAGAGTTTTATAGCTTTAGGAGATGGAGCTGGAAGTAAAAAATTTTCACAGATAGGTTCTAAGGTGATAACTGCACAGATTTGTGATATACTAAATAAAAACTTTGATTTTATCTATAAAGCAAAAGTTGATGAAGCTAAAAGATTTATTATTAATAACCTTTGGACTTCTCTTCAAAAGGAAGCTACAAAAAAAGAAATAGCTATTAGTGAACTAAGTTCAACTCTTATGTTTATAGGGATAAAAGGTTCAAAAGTAATTATTGGACATATTGGTGATGGAATGATTTGCATGAAAAAAGGTGATAAAATCGAAATTCTTTCTAAAAGTGAGGAGAGGGAATATTTAAATATGACATATTTTGTTTCTCCTAAAAATATAGTTAAATTAAATCTCTTTAAGGGTGGATTAGAGGTATTAAAATTAGTAAAAGGCTTTTTCTTATTTACAGATGGATGTGAAAATTTTTTATATAGTAAAAAATTAAATAGTATTAATCCCATTTTGAAAGATGTTTTAGATTTTTTAAATAAAAAATCTGAAAAACAGGTAAATAAACAATTGAAGTTATCTATAAATAGTTGTATTAAAGAGAAAAAAAGTTTTGATGATTGTTCTCTAGGGATTTTATCAATAAATTCTAATAAAAAAGTGATTCCTATTAATAGAGGAATTGGAAAAAAGATTATATATAAAAAATTAGATTAA
- a CDS encoding Na+/H+ antiporter NhaC family protein yields the protein MILFIFIYLGNGIITKDLKSMPVEIAFLISAFIAFFTNKKIKFSKKVDTFCKGGGNPNIVLMILIFILAGAFSQISKDMGAVMSVVNFGLSLFPSKVLVPALFIISCFLSLSIGTSIGTIVALTPIALGLADKSGNPLGLCCAAVLGGAMFGDNLSIISDTTIVATRSQGCQMKDKFKVNLKLVLVPAIISTILFYIFSRPNLSLIGNEIYEYNILKMVPYILVLVTALKGIDVFIVLFLGIFSSSCIGLLTKNFTLTQLIQSASKGVQGTGKIVIIVIIVGGIIELVKVNGGIEYIIANVKQRIKKKRDAELWIGMLVLVIDICIGNNTIAVVSAGPIAKEISDEYELEPKIVASILDTFAAGAQGLLPYSNPMLAILGIATSISAFDIIKYNYYNILMIFIVFLAIFIRNFKDLKKLELQRVD from the coding sequence ATGATATTATTTATTTTTATTTATTTAGGAAATGGAATTATAACAAAAGATTTAAAAAGTATGCCTGTTGAAATCGCTTTTCTAATTAGTGCATTTATTGCTTTTTTTACAAATAAAAAAATAAAATTTTCTAAAAAAGTAGATACTTTTTGTAAAGGTGGCGGGAATCCTAACATTGTATTAATGATATTGATATTCATATTAGCAGGAGCTTTTTCTCAAATTTCAAAAGATATGGGAGCAGTTATGTCTGTAGTGAATTTTGGTTTATCACTTTTTCCTAGTAAAGTTTTAGTCCCTGCTTTATTTATTATTTCCTGTTTTTTATCTTTATCAATTGGAACATCAATTGGAACCATAGTTGCTTTAACTCCGATTGCTTTAGGACTTGCTGATAAATCAGGAAATCCTCTTGGTCTTTGCTGTGCCGCTGTTTTAGGTGGAGCCATGTTCGGTGATAATTTATCGATTATTTCTGATACAACTATTGTAGCTACAAGATCCCAAGGATGTCAAATGAAAGATAAATTTAAAGTTAATTTAAAATTAGTTTTAGTCCCTGCTATTATTAGTACTATTTTATTTTATATTTTTAGTAGACCAAATCTATCTTTAATTGGAAATGAAATATATGAATATAATATTTTAAAAATGGTTCCATATATACTAGTTTTAGTAACAGCATTAAAAGGAATTGATGTATTCATTGTTTTATTTTTAGGAATATTTTCCTCAAGTTGCATTGGCTTACTTACAAAAAATTTTACTTTGACACAATTAATTCAATCTGCATCTAAAGGTGTTCAAGGTACAGGTAAAATTGTAATAATAGTTATAATTGTTGGGGGAATAATTGAGTTAGTTAAAGTGAATGGTGGAATTGAATATATTATAGCGAATGTTAAGCAACGAATAAAAAAGAAAAGAGATGCAGAATTATGGATTGGTATGCTTGTTCTAGTTATAGATATTTGCATAGGAAATAATACTATTGCTGTTGTTTCTGCGGGACCTATTGCTAAAGAAATTTCTGATGAATATGAACTTGAACCTAAAATTGTTGCAAGTATTTTAGATACTTTTGCAGCAGGAGCTCAAGGATTACTTCCCTATTCTAATCCAATGTTAGCTATTTTAGGAATAGCAACTAGTATTTCTGCTTTTGATATTATAAAATATAATTATTATAATATTCTTATGATTTTTATAGTGTTTTTAGCTATTTTTATCAGAAACTTCAAAGATTTAAAAAAATTAGAATTGCAAAGGGTTGATTAG
- a CDS encoding protein kinase domain-containing protein, translating to MVQKIVVIDTCALMNQNTLKFISKSNISLFYVFEESLQELKKLQSNGKFLDKLKIASKLLNFLNKKNKLILVNSSATTHADAAILSRVHDGAIKKDMLIITDDKNLARDLLKTKTCKSVNYRNIYIKKVDEFGDLIDTLAYFGKQKYVKEGIKIQSSKTIINTSIPEENDKIKLLSKEKEIDIILPQSLVQGGEGKIYFHEDLAIKIFHSNKLTKEKVEKVKFLFNKNMSIPNVATVNGIILNETNEIVGYSMNKFHGKTLERVLLTLKDSHDAKEIAKNILVTLNKLHKKNILMGDINPNNILVNTNNQICLIDIDSYQIGNYPCYVFKEEFLPPEFSGENIGTYLRDISNEYFPISILLFKILMNGKHPYDQRQSDKTLSERIETLDFKYSIDGKELENTPKGIWNTLWNQLPEYLRFHFYKAFTQNEKRYTCEFWLKLLKNL from the coding sequence ATGGTTCAAAAAATAGTTGTAATAGACACATGTGCATTAATGAATCAAAACACTTTAAAATTTATTTCTAAATCTAATATATCACTATTTTATGTATTTGAAGAGAGTCTTCAAGAATTGAAAAAATTACAAAGTAATGGTAAATTTCTAGATAAGTTAAAAATAGCATCTAAATTATTAAATTTTCTAAACAAGAAAAATAAATTAATATTAGTAAATTCTTCAGCTACTACTCATGCTGATGCTGCTATATTGTCAAGAGTTCATGATGGGGCTATTAAAAAAGATATGTTAATAATAACAGATGATAAAAATTTAGCTAGAGATTTATTAAAAACAAAAACTTGTAAATCAGTTAATTATAGAAATATTTATATAAAAAAGGTGGATGAATTTGGAGATTTAATAGATACATTAGCATATTTTGGAAAACAAAAATATGTTAAAGAGGGTATAAAAATTCAAAGTTCTAAAACAATAATTAATACATCTATTCCAGAAGAAAATGATAAAATAAAACTTCTATCAAAAGAAAAGGAAATAGATATAATTCTACCTCAAAGTTTAGTACAAGGGGGAGAAGGGAAAATTTATTTTCATGAAGATTTAGCAATAAAAATCTTTCATTCTAATAAATTAACTAAGGAAAAGGTGGAAAAAGTTAAATTTTTATTTAATAAAAATATGTCCATTCCCAATGTCGCCACAGTAAATGGAATTATTTTAAATGAAACAAATGAAATTGTAGGGTATAGTATGAATAAATTCCACGGTAAAACTTTAGAAAGAGTTTTGCTCACACTTAAAGACAGTCATGACGCAAAAGAAATCGCTAAAAATATATTAGTAACACTAAACAAACTTCATAAAAAAAATATACTAATGGGAGATATAAATCCAAATAATATATTAGTAAATACTAATAATCAAATATGTCTTATAGATATAGATTCATACCAAATCGGCAATTATCCATGTTATGTCTTTAAAGAGGAGTTTTTACCCCCTGAGTTTAGTGGGGAAAATATAGGAACATATTTAAGAGATATCTCCAATGAATACTTTCCTATCTCTATACTTTTATTTAAAATTTTAATGAATGGAAAACATCCATATGACCAAAGACAAAGTGATAAAACTTTAAGTGAACGAATAGAAACTCTCGATTTTAAATATAGTATAGATGGAAAAGAATTAGAGAATACTCCAAAAGGAATTTGGAATACTCTTTGGAATCAGTTACCTGAATATCTTAGATTTCACTTTTATAAGGCTTTTACACAAAATGAGAAAAGATACACATGTGAGTTTTGGTTAAAACTTTTAAAAAATTTATAA
- the csx20 gene encoding CRISPR-associated protein Csx20 yields MATMFLFFSHKLTKDQIISAKRDLNCENLVYLPEKLQNLWSNIPAKEEGYGYLPKFKKFILDNYKKGDYALIQGDWGYTYKMINFCKEIGIIPVYSTTERNSKDIINDDGSISKISLFKHVIYKCY; encoded by the coding sequence ATGGCAACAATGTTTTTATTTTTCTCTCATAAACTAACGAAGGATCAGATTATATCAGCTAAAAGAGATTTAAACTGTGAAAATTTAGTTTATTTGCCAGAAAAGTTGCAAAATCTTTGGTCTAATATTCCAGCTAAAGAGGAAGGGTATGGATATTTACCAAAGTTTAAAAAATTTATTTTAGATAACTATAAAAAAGGGGACTATGCTCTTATACAGGGTGATTGGGGGTACACATATAAGATGATAAATTTTTGCAAAGAGATTGGGATTATTCCAGTGTACTCAACTACCGAAAGAAATTCAAAAGATATTATTAATGATGATGGAAGTATTTCAAAGATATCTTTATTTAAACATGTAATATATAAATGTTATTAA